In Fimbriimonadaceae bacterium, the genomic window TCTATCGCTGGGTCGATGGGAACCCTTCCCGCGACGGCATCCTCCATGTCGGCTATCGGGGAAGCGGGATCCAGCCCGATCCCATGGGCGATCACGACGATGTCGCGTTCTTCGCCAATTTCGGCATCCGCAGTTCGATCCTGTACTTGAACCCAGAATAAGGTGGATCAGAGACCGCTGCGGGCGAGCTCGATCGCACGGAGGGATCCCATCGCCTTGTTCTCAGTCTCGGTGAACTCGTTTGCGGGTACCGAATCGTAGACGATCCCCGCGCCGGACTGGACATAGGCGGTGCCGCCCTTCAGCAGGATGGTGCGGATGGTGATGGCGAGGTCCAGATTGCCGTCCGCGCTGAAATAGCCGACTGAACCCGCATAGGGACCGCGACGGGTTGGCTCAAGCTCGTCGATGATCTGCATCGCGCGGACCTTCGGGGCGCCGCTGACGGTTCCTGCCGGAAAGGTCGCCCGTACGAGATCCATCCCATCCAGCCCCGACTTAAGACGGCCTCTTACGTCGCTGACGATGTGCATGACATGGCTGTAACGCTCGATCGTCATCAGCTCATTGACGGTGACAGTGCCGTATTCGCAGACGCGCCCCAGGTCGTTGCGACCCAGATCGACGAGCATGATGTGCTCGGCGCGCTCCTTCTGATCGTCGAGGAGGTCCTCGGCAAGCCGTCGATCTTCTTCATCGGTCATGCCACGCGCACGAGTGCCGGCGATGGGCCGCACCCTTGCTTCGCGGTCTTGGAGGCTCACCAGGATCTCCGGCGAGGCGCCGATCAGATCGAAGTCGCCGAATCTGAGCAGGTACATGTAAGGCGAAGGGTTTAACGAGCGGAGGGCTCGGTAGAGCGTAACCGGGTGGCAGTCGGTTGGTGTTGAGAACCGCTGGCTGTAGACCATCTGGATGCCATCCCCCGCTGTGATGTAATCGATGATGCGGCGGACGTCGGCCTCAAACTTGTCGCGCGTCATGTTCGACGTCACCAGCTGTGTCTGCTCGCTTCGCGATGGCATATGGGGGAGTGGGTTCTGAATCCGGGTCGTGAGCCTCTCGATCTCCCGACACCCCCTCTCGTAACCTTCGGCAGTGGGTTGACAGAGAGCGATCAGCAGGATCGAATTGCGAGCATGGTCGAAGACCACCACCGAGTCGCAGATCATCATCGCAAGATCATCGGTTCCGAGGTCATCGGATGGAGCGTGGGGCAAGCACTCAAAAAAGCGAACAAGGTCATACCCGAGCATGCCGACGGCGCCTCCGGTGAATCTGGGAAGCCCTTGCGTGGGAACCTCGCGCAAGCCTTCCAATTCCTCGCGGAGGAGGTCGAGGGGGTCCCTGGTTGGTGGCAGTGTCGACGATGCCTCACCTTGGCGGTCGATCACGCGAACCTCGCGGTCTCGGGTCCGAAGGAGTTTGCGGGGCCTTACACCCAGCATCGAATAGCGAGCAAGCTGCTCGCCGCCGGTTACCGACTCCAAAAGGAAGCTGTACGGCTCGTCGTGGGCGACCTTCCAATAAGCGCTGAGTGGAGTTTCGAGATCGGCAAGAACCTTATGGACGAGGGGAATCAGGAGATCACCTTGGGCCCGTGCCAAAAACTCCTCCAGCGAAAGCATCTCTGGAATTCTATCCGCGGTTAGCGCATCATCATTGTCGATGTCGATTGCCGATCGGATTGCCAGGATCGAAGACCGGATTGATGCGGCGTGCCGCTCGGTGGGACGCGAACGGTCCGAAATCACGTTGGTCGCGGTGTCGAAAACCCACACGCTAGCGAGCATCATTCAGGCTTATGTTTGTGGACTTAGACATTTCGGAGAGAGCCGGTGGCAGGAAGCGGAAGAAAAGCTGGAATCCGCTCCGGAAGACATCATCTGGCACTTTATCGGGCCGCTGCAATCCAATAAAGTAAAAAAAGTTGCCCAGAAGTTTAAGTTTATTCACGCAATCGAAAGTGCCAACCAAGTGCGGGAACTTTCAAAAATTGACCGAATAGTTAACGTTTTCATCGAAGTCAACATCGCTGCTGAGCCTCAAAAGTCTGGGGTTTTAGCGGAAGGCCTTGACGAAATCGTAGAAATGGTCTTACAATGTAGGCAGGCAAATCTTCGGGGCCTGATGACAATCGGTCCAGCTGAAGCCGACACGGAGCAAATGCGAAAGTATTTTCGTGAGCTCAAGGACTTGTCGGCCAGGCTACCGGGCGATCGCTGGCTCAGTATGGGGATGAGCGGAGACTTCGACGTGGCGATCCAGGAAGGAGCCACCCACGTTCGAGTCGGCTCATCCATCTTCGGAGATCGACCTTAAAAATCTAAGGATGGACGACAAATCATGGACGATCTGCAAACCCTCGAACGGCCGGGGCTGTTTACTCGCTTAGCCGGATTCTGGAACCGCAACCAAGACATTGAAGAAGACTGGGACGAGCCCATGGCCGGTTCACCGGTCGCCAGGTCTTCGACCTACCGCTATCAGGTGACGATCCGACGTCAGATCGTGTCGTTCCAAGATGCCGTCGCCGCTGCTGACGGCTTGAAGCGCGGAGAGCAGCAAATTTTGAATCTCACGATGGCGGATATGAGCCTTCGCGAGAAGATCAAGGACTTCATGTGCGGCGTCAACTACGCCCAAGAAGGCTCGTGGGAGGAGATTGGCGACAATATCTTCCTGCTCGCTCCTGCCTTTGCCATGGTCGACGTCGCTCCGGCGTCACCCCGCATGGCAGCGGCTCGAAACTAAGCACCAAGACTTCCTTTCTGCGGCGCAAACCTGGCCCCCTCCTCCCTGGGGGCCTTTTCGGTGACGGGCGCCCTTTTGGCATAGCTGTTTGCGACCCGTTGCAACAGATTTCCATCTTCCTTGCTCCTACAGCATTGACCAAGGGAAGCCTATCGCTTCCTATCGAGTAAGGAACAACATGAAATATCCACTAATCTTTGTCGCTACCGCCTTATCGGCGGCCTCTTACGCCCAGTCCGGGTGGTGGACCGATCATACAGAGCTAACCGAAGTTATGCTCGAAGCTCAAGCCCATTCCGCCACTCGCTTAGCGCTTATGGCAGGTACGGACGCACTTGAGACGTTCGATATCCAGACCTATCTGGATACCGACAACCGCTTCTTTGTCATAGAATCGGTCGGAGGCTCCTCTTACCTCGATCGTAGCCTTCAAATGCAGCTGATTGGGAGCTACGATGCCGATACCGACCGATATAACTGGGCAACGAATACGATTTGGGGGGAGGATAGCTACAACGGCACCGGCTGGCTAAAGTTCGACCGATTTCGAGGCGACGATGTCAAAAGTTCATCCGAAGAAAAGATTGGGGATGAGTCGGGAACGGTAAGCAGCAAGGAATACAAAGAACGGAAGGACAAAAACGGCAATGCGACCGGCTTTGTCGATAGTAAAGGTACGTTTCACTATAAGAAGAAGTATTACGACTACGACACCAAAACGTATAAGTACCGCGATACCTTTGAACAGGTGAACGACGATTACGAAGCCGGAAATGGTTGTGGAAAATGGAAGTTCGGAAAGTCTGCAGGGACGTTCGGGGTGTCGCTTAATATCACAAATCCTTCATGGAACGGCCCGGGGTACGGGTCTGTAGAAATCGGCGAGACCGTGGTGCCGGAACCGGCCACCCTTTGTGCCCTTGGAATTGGAGCTGCTGCCCTGTTACGAAAGCGACGAAAGTAAGCTATCGTCTGCTGAGAGCCCCCGGCCAACTGGCGGGGGCTTCAATGCTTCCGTACGTTAACCCTGTTGAAGATAGATCCAGATCTTGTCGGCGATCTCGTCGAGCAAGGTCAGATCAACATCACCGTCGCCGTCGAGATCGTGAAGCGTCGTGCAGCTACCGGCTTGCTCCGCCGGCAGCGTGAGCTTGTTCGCAAACGTGCCGTTACCTTGGTTCCTCCAGAGCGAGAAGTTGGAGGCGCCGTAGTTCGCGACGGCAAGGTCGAGCCAACCGTCGCCATTGTAATCGCCGAAATCGACGGCAATGGGAAAGACCCCGGTGGAGTAGCTCGTGCCAGCGCCAAGCTTGCCGGCCTTGTCGTTCATCGCCACGCCAACGGCAGAACCATTCGATAGGGCCGCCGCCGCATCGACATACCCGTCCCCATTGGCATCCCCCCAGGCAATCATCCAGGGGCGCGATCCGATCTGGCTTAGTGTCGGGGCGGAAAACCCTCCGTTACCGTTGCCGAGCAGGACGGCGAGCTGGTTGCTCGAATAGCCACCCACGACGAGGTCGAAGATCCCGTCGTTGTTCATGTCGCAGGCGCCGACGGCGGTTTCACCGCTCATTCCGCCGTCGATCACGGTCGAGGCCCCGAAGGTTCCGTCGCCGTTATTCAGCCGCATCGTGAGGTTGCTGCTGCCACGGTTCGCGGTCACGATGTCCATATCGCCGTCGCATTCCACATCGAGCAAAGCGAGGCCGCGCGGCTGGGTGCCCATCGGATATCGGACTTGTGGCTGGAACGTGCCGTTGCCATTGCCAAAGAAGACGGAGACGTCGTTGTCGAGAATATTGGCGACGACCATATCGAGTTTGCCGTCGAAGTTCAGATCCGCTGGCTCGTTCGGGCTGCAATTCCGCCCCGCGGGATAGAACTGGGCGGTCGTGAAGTTCGCGGCCCCGTCATTCAGGAATACACAGGCGTTCTGAGTCGACTCGTTCGTCACGAAGAGGTCGCAATCGCCGTCGCCGTCTTGGTCTCCACCATAGGCGCCGTATGGCGTCACGCCGGGAATGAGCGTCGCGTGCTTGGTGAACTGAACGCTACTGGCCCGCGAGGCGACCCAGAAGCAGGAGGTAAAGCCCTTGGCCAGGTACGTCCCCTTTTGGGACCGCAGGCCCTTGGCAACGCTCACGAACACGACTTCGGCCGGGCTGAGCGGCCGATTGGGTTGAAAATGGAGCGTTCTGCCCCCATTGTGCCATTGCGTCTGCCCGGTGATCATAGCGCTCCACTTGCCAAAGATCGACAAGGTGTGCGCGTTGATGGAGTTGGAGTCCACGGGCTGGTTGAACGTGATCTCGATGGCAGCATTGCGGGGAACATTGAGACGGTTCTGGGTCGGACTCACGGATACGACGCGGAAAGGGACGGGCTGAACCTGCTGGGGGAGGACAAAAACGCTGACAAGTGCGGCAACCAACGGCATGGACTAAGTATATGACACCCTATTGGCACGGCAGGGCAAACGAGATGAGCGGTGAACAAGTCGAGGCACAGGGCGGGAGCCAGAGCCATTTCAAGTTAACACGCCTCTCGCCCATGATCCTGATCTTGGAGTAAGGAAACGACTGGTAAGGTGCTGCGGAGCGGGGTACTTCCGATGGTCCGAATAGCAGTGCCTAGCGCCACCTCCTACGTTCTCAGGGTGTCGTTGAACGGCGCCGGGTCGGTCTACGAGAACGAGGTGCGGCGGGAGAATTATGTACAAATCCAGCAATAAGAAAGGTAAAGCACCCCGACCGTTAACCCGACTCTTAATCTTGGGGAGATTCGAACTGCCATGACGGTCAAAGAGATTCTCGCTAAATGCCGAACCAACGAGAGGCGCGCACAGGAACTCCGGCAACGGCTGCCAACCTCGCTCAGCCGAACTCATTCACAGCGCGACCGGCACATGCTTGTTTGGCTTCCTTCCAAGTTGGATATGTGCATCGAAGCCTGCCGGGAACTTCTGCGAGCGTACGAGCGCAAGGTCGATCTCGGGCATGCGTCCCTCAGTGACGTGGTTTACGCGACCTCTGAACTTGCCAGCATCGAAATCGAGTGGGATACCATCGAGACTTGGCTGAAGGGACTCGACCAAGCCGCTTGACAGAGACAGAACCGTACGACCGTCTGAACCTGGCCGGGCAAGTACGCCGTTTGAGATCGGCGGCAATCAAACTTCTAGCCGAAGATGGATTCCGCGTGAAATCCTGTCGAGTCATTCGGCACCAGCACAATACGACGTTTCGCGTAGAGAGCTATAGCGCAGACCGCCTCTTCCTTCGCGTTTCGCGCCAGGTCGATCGCACTCCTCAAGCTATCCGTTCGGAGATGGAGTGGCTTGCGCTGCTTGCAGATGAAGGTTTCCCGGTCGCCGAGCCACTGGTTTGGAGCGACGGTGAACCCCTGCGCCCCTTCGAGCATCCATCCTGCGGCGAACCCCGAATTGTCACGAAGTTTGCTTGGAGGGAGGGCAAGCGCGTTCGCCGCCCCTCTGCGGATCAGTGGAGACGAATCGGAGGCGTCCTCGCCCAGCTCCATAACCACGCCGAGGCCAGACCGTTCCTTGGCGAAGGCCGATGGACAACCGACGCCATGGTGGGCAACCATGACGATCCTGAAGCCGCCGCCCGAGAGGTTGTGGATGCGCTCGGCGCCGAAGCCTGGACCGTGCTCGCAAGGGTTCGTGATGCCTATATGGCGTTACGGCCGGATCTGGGGAAGCCGATTCTCATCCACGCCGACCTTCACCAAGGCAATGTTCTCTTCCAAGGCGATTCGATGACCGTGGTCGACTTCGATGACTGTGGGCGGGCTCCGATACCGTTCGACTTCTCGATCCCCATCGATGGAATGAGGGAAGTCGGAATGCCCGAGATGCGGGCGCCGTTTCTTGAGGGCTATCGGACCATTCGCGACCTTCCGCCAAATCTGGAAGAGCGTTTGCCGACACTACTCCGGCATCGGCTTGGGCAGGTGATCGTATGGATTATCGGTGAGCGACGCAATCCCGGCTTTGTCTCTTGGTGGGAGGCTTGGTGTCGCGAGCGGTTGTCGGCTCTCGCTGCGGAGACATCCTGAGAATAGAGTCTCTGCTCAGCGCCGGGTGAGAGTGCGTCAAGGATATCGAGATCGTCCAGTAGACCGTCAGGAGCGAACTAAGAGCGGCCACCTTTCGAGGATAACTCTCCGCCCCGGTATAGAATCTCGCCGTGGACGCCGCGACATTCGACCGCGTACTCCGTGAACACAAGGATTCGGTCTATCGGCAAATGGTACGAGTTTGTCAGCACCGCGAGGACGCAGAAGATGCCCTTGCTCAAGCTATCCTGCTGGCGTTTCGCGCTGCCGACCAACTTGAATCCGAGGCGGCTTTTCGCTCATGGATCGGGACGATCGGCAAGCGCGTCTGTACGCGGATGCGGAGCCACCCGGGCATTCTACAGGCGTTGGAGTTTGCAGACGATCGTGGCATGGTCAGCGACGTGTCCGATGAAATGGACCTGGCCGTGCTGAAGGGATGCGTCATTCAGGCGTACGAAGAGTTGCCACCGATCTACCGGGACGTGTATCGGCTTGCCGAATTGGAGGAACACTCCGTTCGGGAAACTGCCGAACGACTGGACCTCACTGAAGCGGCTACGAAGTCACGGCTCCTTAGAGCAAGGGAACTGATGCGGAATCGTCTTGACGGCTCGATATGTGGCTCCTGAATCGATCCGGAGACCCGAGCCCTCCTAAGACTTAGATGGCTTGGGCTGCGGTCGCCGTAATGGGCGTCGTTTTGGGATTGCTTGGTGGCGGCGGAGGCATTTTGACCGTTCCGATTCTGGTCGGTCTGTTTGGAATGACGCCGATCCAGGCTACCGGCATGTCGCTGGCAGTGGTTGGGATGGTGTCGCTGGCGGGAGCAGCGCAGGGCGTTGTTCGGGGCGAGGCCGATCTTCGCGCTGCGTTGGCCCTGGCCGTTCCCGCCATGGCCGGCGCCTTTGTGGCTCGTGCAGTATTGGTTCCGCTGATTCCAGAACAGGTAGGTCGCTTCAAAGGCGAGGATCTGCTGCTTCCCGTCTTTGCAGTGATCCTGGTTGTCGTCGGGATCAGGATGCTGACCGATGTCAGGGAGGCACGCCCGGCCCGCAAAGGTGCCCTCTACATCGGCTTGGTCGGCTTCTCGATCGGACTCCTAAGCGGCTGCCTCGGCGCGGGTGGTGGCTTCCTCATCGTTCCTGCCCTGACCTTGGCCGTCGGTCTTGACATCAGGCGGGCCATCCCGACCTCGCTTGTCGTGATCGCCTTGCAGTCCCTTGCCGGATTTGCCGCCGAGCTGCAGCGGGAGTTGGACTGGATGCTCCTCGCGCTGATCATCGCGGTCGCGATGCTGGGCATGGTCGTGGGCGTGCTACTCCGCCAAAGGGTCGACCAGGCAAGATTAAGGACCGCGTTCGCGACTCTGCTATTCTTGGTGGCGACTTGGATGGCGGCCGACTTTGGTTTGAATCGTTTTTAAGCGGACCGGTCTCTTAATCTTCATGACTCAGCAAATCACCGTTCAAGACCTTGAACGCCTTATTGATTCTGATCCTCGCCTGACATTGGTGGACGTGCGGTCGGCAGATGAGTACGCAGCCGGCCATGTACCACAGGCGATGAACATTCCTTTGGAGGAAGCGGATGCCCGAATAAACGACCTCGGAAGCGGTCCGGTCGCCCTGCTCTGCCAAAGCGGAAACCGGGCAGGTATGGCTTGCGAGCTGCTACGCGAGCACCATCCCAATCTCTTGGTCGTTGAAGGCGGCACCGATGCCTGGGTGCAGGCCGGTAAGCCGGTTGTTGCGTCAACTGCGGCGCGCTGGTCGCTGGAGCGACAAGTGAGGTTCGGCGCCGGTCTTATGGTGCTCGCGGGAACGCTGCTTTCGCTACTCCACCATCCTGCGTGGATAAGCCTGGCCATCTTCGTCGGTGCGGGACTGACGTTCGCCGGTCTGACCAACATTTGCGGCATGGCGTTTTTGTTAGCCAAGTTGCCGTGGAACCGCCAAGCATCTCCTAAACTAAAGCAGCAGGTGACGGCATGATAATCCGCTATTTTTACGATCTGAAACTCGCACAGGCCAGCTATCTGGTCGGTTGCGGCGCGACGGGACAGGCAATCGTGATCGATCCGCTGCGGGATATCAAGGCGTATCTGCACATGGCCGACGATTTGGGGCTGACGATAACTGCCGTCACCGAAACCCATATCCATGCCGATTACCTGTCCGGAACCAGAGAACTCTCGGCAGCCACCGGGGCGGTCATGTACCTGAGCGACGAGGGTGGCGAGGATTGGAAGTATGAGTTTGTCGCCGATCCCTTGGTGAAGCTCGTCAGGGACGGCGATGTTATCCGCATCGGCAACCTGTCGCTCAAGGTTATGCATACGCCTGGTCACACGCCCGAACACATCGTGTTCGTGCTGACCGATCATCCCGCGAGCGAATTGCCCCACTCGATTTTCACTGGCGACTTCATCTTCGTCGGCGATGTCGGGAGGCCCGATCTCCTCGAGCGTGCGGCCAGCTTCGAAGGAACGATGGTCAAGGGGGCGAGGACCCTCTTCCAATCTCTCCGCAGGCTCGACGAGTTCCCCGATTCGTTGCTGTTGTGGCCGGCTCACGGAGCGGGATCGGCCTGCGGCAAATCGCTTGGCGGAAGCCCGGTTTCGTCGCTTGGTTATGAGCGACGGACGAACTGGGCTCTTCTAATGACTAGCGAAGACAAGTTCGTCGATGAAGTCTTATCTGGCCAACCCGAACCGCCTGTTTACTTCAAGGAGATGAAGTTCCGTAACAAGCAGGGTCCAGCGATACTGGGGTCGATGCCCAGGGTGAGCCAGGTCGCTTTGCCGGGCGATCTTCCGATCGTCGATGTTCGTGACGGCGACACCGTGCGGTCGGGATTCCTCCCCGGATCGATCGTGATTCCGAGCGGCGGTGGGCTGACCAACTGGTCAGGCTGGATGCTCCCCTATGATCGCCCAGTCGTACTTCTCGCCGACTCCCAGCAACAGGCCGACACAGCGGCGAGGGATATGGCGACGGTCGGGCTCGACATCGTTCAAGGTTGGCTTCATCCGTCCGCGTTCCCGGCCGCTTCGTTCCGGCCGATACCGGCGGTACCGACTTCGGAGCTAACGGCAGATGACGTCGTCTTGGACATCCGTGGCATCAACGAGTGGCGAGAGGTTCGGCTTGGCCGCGCTTCGCACATCCCCTTGGGATACCTGCGGAGCCGCGTTGCCGAGCTACCCAGAGACAAGCGCATCGTCGTCCACTGCGCATCCGGCGGACGCGCCCCAACTGGGATCTCCGTGCTGGCCCAGGAAGGCTTCAATCGAGTTGCGGAGCTTGCTGGCGGGTTCGATGCCCTTGAGCGGGACCTTGCAAGCGAACTTGTCCGCGCTTAGCCCCTGCTAAGAGATTAAAACCCCGCCCATTGGGCGGGGTTTTGTGTGTTTGCCTGTAGGTTAGTGAAGCGGGAAAGCTTGCTTCATCGGCTTCAGCTGACCGCGAATCTCACCATTCGGATAGCGCTGGGTCATGATGTTGACGTACAGCCTGCCGGCCAACAAGTCCTTGGTGTATTGAAAGTTAAAAGGCAGGTTCTCAAGCATCAGGGAGCAAGAGTTGTGTCCAGTCGGTACGAACATTTGGCCGGGGGCGATGTCCGCGATCGGAGTTCCTTGCTGACCCTTCAGTCCTCGATAGAGTCGGGCGCCGATGATCTGATCGCGAGAGATTCCCATCACCCCCATCGTAACTCCGAAGGTCTGGCTGGAGTAGGTGTAGTCGAAAATCAGGTTGGCGTGCGCGGTTGAATCATTCGGTGGAACGTTATTGGGTCCGGTCATTACCGTGCTTGCATAGATACAGTCGTACGGATTTACGATGTGCTTGCCAACGAACACGAAGTTGTACTTCGTAACTTGGTCCCAGTCGAACGTGCTTTCAGTGAGGTCGAACGTCAGCTTGGCCGCAAAGACGTCGGCATGGTCCCCGTGACGGACAGGGCCACCATTCCAATTTTTTTCGTGACCGTTGCCTTGGGCAAAGTTCTCGGCATTGACATCGAAGTTGCCCATCACCCAAACGCGATTTGCCGCCTCAAAGTGGGGAGCAATGAGATGTCGTGCCGTCCAGCCGAAACCGAAGCTGTCGTCCACGCTATCGTCTTCCCAAACGTTCGTATTGACCTCCCAGTTGGCGGCGTTATTGAATTGGTCGGCGCCATCGACATCCACCCCAAGTTCATCGGCGATAACTTGTCGGAAACTCCATGTGGTGTCCGTATAGGTGTGAACGGCAGCTTGACTAAAGGTTGTTGTTGCGAGTAACGAGAAGATTAGGCTAGTAGTTTTCATTTCGTCTTCCTTCCTGGATCGCTTTTTCAAGTGATCCGTAGCCACATGGGCGCGGTAGGACGGCGAAGTGTTGCAGAATTCGAAAAATGCGGAACTAAAGGGTGAGCCGAACTGTTAGCCGCAGGATGTCGGGACGGCTAATTGAGTTGGAACTCAGGCATCGCGATAAACGCGCGGAAAAACTCCCGGAACAATGGCGCAGCATCAGCCGGCGTCTTCAGTGCACCTACCCCTCCTTGAGCCGCAACCACTTTCTCGAGCAGGGCTGCTTTCTCGGGCACGGACGGCACGTCGAAGCGGTCCATCAGGCGGCGTACGAGATCGGCGTCGCTGGTTGGCGGCTGCGGCTGTTTGAGTGCGGTGAGGAGGAAGGCCGCCAATGGCTGGTCCTTGGCTCCTGCTGGGAAGATGAGGTCCCCGAACTTCATGCGCTCGGCCATGTTCGATGAACTGACCCACGCCCTTCCCCATTCCCAACCTCCCACATTCGGCGGGTAGAGGAGGAGCATGCCTTGCTTATACATCGTGCCCAGGACCAGGCCGCCTGCGTCGCGAGCCGGCTTGGCGAGTGGCGTATTGTAGGCTGGGTTTTGGCCCCGAAGAATCAGCACGGTGTCGCGCAACCCGAACTGGCGGGCAAGCGCCACCGAAAAGTCGAGGGGCGACTTGTGCTGTTTGCGGACGACTTCCTCGTTCCAGAATTCTGGGGAGCGGGCAATCGCCCATAGCACTGGCCGGATCTCGTGGCGAGAGTCTGTGAATATCTTGGCCAAGCGATCGACAACGGCATTTGAAGCGGGCACGCCTGCGAAGAAGTACCACAGCTTGGAAACGATGAACCGCGACGTTTCCGGCCGGCGAACGAGCAAGGTAAGGAGCTGGTCGCCGTCGAATCGGGCGGTTTGGCCGAGGACGGTCTTCTCGCCGCTGTCGTGAAGATCCGGCGTTAAGCAAAACGCAATCATTGGCCGATTTGCCGCCATCATCTCGCGAGCGGTCTGCTGCAGCTTCTCCGCACCAGGTTCGAAAACCAGATACCGGTTGCCCCAGCCTGTAAAGCACCGCGCTGCCTCTTGAATATCCCTTTCTGAGTAGCCCTTGCCCATCGTGAAAAGCTCCAACACTTCCCGCGCGAAATTCTCATTGGGCATGCCCGCATAGCTGGCGTCGGTGTCCAGCCATCGGATCATCGCGGGCTCCTTGCTGACCCCCTTGAGCAAGGTTTCGAAACTGCCGGCGCCGTGCTGGCGCAGTGTTCCGATGTACGCGATCATGGCGGGGCCAAACTCGATCTTCTCCGCGCTGACGGCGAAATGGTCGTGCCAGAACAAGGTGAGTTTCTCTTGCAGCGGCCGCTTG contains:
- the trpE gene encoding Anthranilate synthase component 1, encoding MLASVWVFDTATNVISDRSRPTERHAASIRSSILAIRSAIDIDNDDALTADRIPEMLSLEEFLARAQGDLLIPLVHKVLADLETPLSAYWKVAHDEPYSFLLESVTGGEQLARYSMLGVRPRKLLRTRDREVRVIDRQGEASSTLPPTRDPLDLLREELEGLREVPTQGLPRFTGGAVGMLGYDLVRFFECLPHAPSDDLGTDDLAMMICDSVVVFDHARNSILLIALCQPTAEGYERGCREIERLTTRIQNPLPHMPSRSEQTQLVTSNMTRDKFEADVRRIIDYITAGDGIQMVYSQRFSTPTDCHPVTLYRALRSLNPSPYMYLLRFGDFDLIGASPEILVSLQDREARVRPIAGTRARGMTDEEDRRLAEDLLDDQKERAEHIMLVDLGRNDLGRVCEYGTVTVNELMTIERYSHVMHIVSDVRGRLKSGLDGMDLVRATFPAGTVSGAPKVRAMQIIDELEPTRRGPYAGSVGYFSADGNLDLAITIRTILLKGGTAYVQSGAGIVYDSVPANEFTETENKAMGSLRAIELARSGL
- the sepF gene encoding Cell division protein SepF → MDDLQTLERPGLFTRLAGFWNRNQDIEEDWDEPMAGSPVARSSTYRYQVTIRRQIVSFQDAVAAADGLKRGEQQILNLTMADMSLREKIKDFMCGVNYAQEGSWEEIGDNIFLLAPAFAMVDVAPASPRMAAARN
- the ygaP gene encoding Inner membrane protein YgaP, whose translation is MTQQITVQDLERLIDSDPRLTLVDVRSADEYAAGHVPQAMNIPLEEADARINDLGSGPVALLCQSGNRAGMACELLREHHPNLLVVEGGTDAWVQAGKPVVASTAARWSLERQVRFGAGLMVLAGTLLSLLHHPAWISLAIFVGAGLTFAGLTNICGMAFLLAKLPWNRQASPKLKQQVTA
- the gloB gene encoding Hydroxyacylglutathione hydrolase → MIIRYFYDLKLAQASYLVGCGATGQAIVIDPLRDIKAYLHMADDLGLTITAVTETHIHADYLSGTRELSAATGAVMYLSDEGGEDWKYEFVADPLVKLVRDGDVIRIGNLSLKVMHTPGHTPEHIVFVLTDHPASELPHSIFTGDFIFVGDVGRPDLLERAASFEGTMVKGARTLFQSLRRLDEFPDSLLLWPAHGAGSACGKSLGGSPVSSLGYERRTNWALLMTSEDKFVDEVLSGQPEPPVYFKEMKFRNKQGPAILGSMPRVSQVALPGDLPIVDVRDGDTVRSGFLPGSIVIPSGGGLTNWSGWMLPYDRPVVLLADSQQQADTAARDMATVGLDIVQGWLHPSAFPAASFRPIPAVPTSELTADDVVLDIRGINEWREVRLGRASHIPLGYLRSRVAELPRDKRIVVHCASGGRAPTGISVLAQEGFNRVAELAGGFDALERDLASELVRA